The genomic segment GATCCTCGCGTCGGGCCTGTCGATCTCCCAGCTGGTCGCGACCGCGTGGGCGTCAGCGTCGACGTTCCGCAACAGCGACAAGCGCGGCGGCGCCAACGGCGCGCGCATTCGGCTCGAGCCGCAGCGCCGCTGGGAAGCAAACCAGCCGGCCCAGCTCGAGAAGGTGTTCGCGACGCTGGAGAAGATCCAGAAGGAGTTCAATGGCGGTGGCAAGAAAGCATCGCTCGCTGATCTGATCGTGCTGGGAGGGTGTGCCGCCGTCGAAAAGGCGGCGAAGGACGCCGGGCACAGCGTGGAGGTTCCGTTCTCGCCGGGCCGCATGGACACGACGCAGGATCAGACCGACGTTGACTCGTTTGCTCCTCTCGAGCCGATGGCAGACGGCTTCCGCAACTACGTGCGCAAGGGAATCGAACAGCCGGAGGCGCTTCTCCTCGACAAGGCGCAGCTGCTCACGCTGACCGCGCCGGAAATGACGGTGCTCGTGGGAGGCATGCGCGTTCTGGGCGCCAACGCCGGACAGTCGAAGCACGGTGTTTTCACCGACAAGCCGGAGACTCTGACCAACGACTTCTTCGTGAACCTGCTCGACATGGGCACGGAGTGGAAGGCGGCCGGCAAGGACGTGTTCGAGGGCCACGATCGCAAGACGGGAAAGGTCAAGTGGACCGGTACCCGCGTCGACCTCGTGTTCGGTTCAAACTCGCAGCTCCGGGCGCTCGCCGAAGTCTACGCGTGTGCCGACGCGCAGCAGAAGTTCGTGCGCGACTTCGTGGCGGCGTGGAACAAGGTGATGAACCTGGACCGGTTCGACCTCGCATGATGGGAGGATGATCCGGTTGTAACCGCCCGCAAAGCTGAAAACTCATGAGAATGCCCTGCAATGAGCGCCATTGCAGGGCGTTTTCTTGTGTTCAATGGCTCCGTCGGCCCGTCGCGGCTCGCGGCACGTGCTGAGCCTAATCCCGGGACGCCACGACAAATACCAGGAGGTACTGTTCCGGCAGGAAATCGTGCCGCTCGGCAATGTCGAACCCGGCGTTCTTCATCTCCGATTCGACGACCTCGGGAGCGAGTTTGTGCGGAGGCCCGAGACTGGATGCGGGGCGGAAGTCCACGATGGCCACCCGCCCGCCGGGGCGCAGTTGTTCCTTGAGGCGCGTGAAATAGTCCACGCGATTGTTGATGTGATGATAGGTGTCGCAGATGAACACCAGGTCCACGGGCATGGGGAGATGTGGATCATCGGGTGCGGCCAGCACACTGACCAGATTGGCCAACCCCTCCCGGCGTGCCCTGTCATTGAGGTACTGGATCATGCCGGGCTCGATGTCCGCGCCGATTACGAACCCGTCCGGGCACGCGCGGGCAAAACGAACGGGAAAATAACCGGTGGCGGATCCGATGTCGGCGATCCGCATGTCCTTCCGCGTGGCGAGTGTGGCGACGACGCTGTCCGGAAGCTGCCAGGCGTCGCGCGCCGGGCTCTCGAATCGCTCGGCCCAGGCGTCCGCGTCGTTGAATCGGTGCTCGATGGTTGCATCGTCATTGTGCTGGTGATCGCCGCTGCCATGGTTGTCCTGGGCGGGTGACACGGCGGTCAGTGTGGCCAGGGACAGCAGTGCCAGGGCAAGCACCACGGCGTTCCGACGGAAACGAATGACGATTGGTCCTTCTTGCATCGAATAGTGCCGTTCGTTAATACGTGTTACGGGCTCCCACCGACAGCTCGTCTTCCAGGTCCTTCGGATTCCATTCGAAAGCGGTCATCTGGTACACGGACGTCACCGTGCCGCCGGCGTATGTGACCTCTTTGAACGGGATCAATACACCATCGATCTCACGGAAGTCGTCGTAGTCGGCGGAAAACTCCATCGAAGGCGGCCCCGCCATTCCCATCGTTACATGGGTGATGTGCCACGTGTCGGGGTCGACGTGGTAGTTAATATACAGACCGGTGTCGATGGGAACGCGCAATACCGCGCGCCCATCGGTATCCGTGTCGCGCCACTCGACTTCATCCTTCTGCTCCAGCAATCGCAGCGGCGTGTCGAGACGCGCCGTCTGCAACCGCATGGCCTGGAGCTTCATCGCGTTGGCGGGCTCCAGTGACTCGCGGCTGGATCCGGTCCATCCCTGCGCACCGTCGGTAATGCGGGTCTCGTGGTGATCGGGATACGCGAGCTCCAGGCGCAGCCGGTCGGGCCGCGCGAACCACCGCTCCACGCGAATGGGCGTCTCTGATTGCATCGCCAGCTGGCCGCCGCTCGCGTGATAGCCGTGCACGGAGCGCAACGCCTCCTCGCCACCGTACGCGTCGATGACGCGGGATGTCACGTCCGCTATACGGGGGTCCTGCTGCTGGGCAGGCGCGCTGCTCGCCAGGCAGCACAGGCACAGACCGACTATCACTGTGGTGGTTCTCAATGGGGCTCCAATCGCGGCCGAGTTCCGGCAGCTATTGCTATCTCCGCGCTTTTCCCGTGGGGCGCCGGGGCTGCATGTGTGCGAACAGTTCCTGCATCACGAGTTTGGGTTTCCGGTCCACCGTGAAGACGCCCCAGTGTTTCTCGGGTTCCATGGGATCAGGGGAGCCCTTCCAGGGTTCGTCGAACGCCTCGAATACAAACGTCAGGACGCCGCGCTCGTTACTCCAGTCTATCAACTGACCATAGTACTGTGCCTGGAACTCCTCGGATGCGTTCCAAGGTTCGATACCACGGCCGTTGGATTTGGTGGTCCAGCCCGCTTCGGTAATGATGACGGTCTTGCCGGGGTAGCGGTCGGCAACCGCGCGGTAGTTCTGCCGCGTGTATTCGAGCGCACCCTCCACGGTATGGAACTCCCAGACCGGGTAGCTGTGGATTGAAATGAAGTCGAGCTCGGCGGCGAGTGGCGCGAGCTTCTCAATCCACGGCGCATAGTTGTCGCACAAGGTCACGGGCTGCTTGACGGTCTGCCGGATACGCCGCACGAATCCAAGCAGGCGCTCCACCGGCACCATGTGATCGGTCCAGTCCACCGTGGCCTCGTTGCCCACCGATACCGCGAAGACTATGTCGGGGCAGCGGTTCGCGAGCGCGATCATACGATCGATTTCTTCGTCGTTGGCGCTCCGGTTCGCAATCAGCTGCGCCTCGTCAAACTCGGCACCCCATGGACAGTTGGGGTTGCTCTGTTCGGCGCGCATGTCGGCGCCCAGCATCACCCGGAGGTCCAGTCCCTCGTCGCGTATCACTTCCAGTACCAGCTCGGCGTGCCGGGTGCAGTCGTACAGCCGCAGGTACTGCCAGTGCTGGTCGAGGATGCGCAGGTCTTCCCGAATTTCATCGTAGGACGGATATGTCCGGGTCAACGGCGACTGGCCCTCGCGGTAGCCCGAATAGCAGATGGCGTTGCCGAACTCGATGCCGAGTCCGCTCCCGGTGGCGTGGCTGTCAGACATGTTTCAGGTTTCCATCCTTGTCCCACAGCCCCCAGTAGGCGCCCACGTCCCCCTCGGCGCCGACCTTCCAGGATTCGTCGAACGACGAGAAATAAAAGATTCCGATGCCCTCCTGTGCCGCCCACTGGTACGCCCCGATGAAGTACTCGAGTGCGTTGTCATTGGACGGTACCGCAGCCCCGAATGCAGAGCCGATGGTTGGCCACCCGGTTTCGCTGATGATGACCGGTTTGCCATTGGCCACCCGGACGGCACGCCGGTACATCTCGCGCATGTACTGCAGCGCGTGCTCCGCGGCGTAGCCCTCCCAGAAGGGGTAGCAGTTGACCAGCAGGAGATCGCAGGCCCCGGCAACCGCCGGATGGTCTTCAAACAGGAAGTACGCGTCGACGTAACTCACGGGTACACCCGGCACGGCATCCTTCGCGCGCTGGATGTAGCCGATCAGTTCGTCCACGGGCAGATCGCGGCGCAGCAGGTTCTCATTGCCAACCGCGAGAATGTCGGCATGTCCGGCCCGCGCGACCTCGATGCCGTTCGCGAGTTCCTTTTCGTTGGCGTCCCGGTCGTCGGAGAGGCTCACGCCGACCATGGTCTTCAACCCCATCTGGTGGGCGATACGGGGCGTGGCCTGGTTGCCCGCGACACAGGAGAAGGTCCGAATCCAGTGCACGCAGGGCCGGATGATGGACAGTCTTTCGCGTATTTGCGCCTCGCCGATTTCGCTGCCGGGCGCCTGCCCGTCAATATATGGGCTGAAAGAAATTCCGTGGATTTTCTGCTGCAGAATCCTGTGGAAGAGGGCGACTTTGTCGGCCCGGGACAACCGCGAGAAGTCAACCCCACCGAATACGCTGGATTCCGGCACGTTGAAACCGGCCCACCTTCTGGACACGGCCGCCTGGGTGTCCGACGTTCCTGCAGAAGAATGTTGATCGTGTCTCGACACTGGTTTCCTTTGTTTCGGTTTCCGGTTTCGGGTGAATTGGGGCCGGAGTCTAGCAACAAAGACGGGGCGTGTAAACGCCCCCGGCGCCGGCACCAGAAAGCAGAAACGCCGCCTCCAAATTGGAGGCGGCGTCTCTCTATCACAAACGCTCAACCGGCTTGCCGAACGAGGCCCTCACGGGCACCCCATCGACTAGCGATAGAGCGACTTGATCTTACCCCAGGTGGACTGTTCCGTCGAGACCGGGGTGATGTTCTCGAAGAACGCATCGTCAAAGAACGGTGCGCCGCCGGGACCACCATTGGCGGCGTCAAAGTCACCCGTGATGACGACCAGCCGCGCGTACCCGGTTCCGGCCGGGGCAACGCCCGTAATCGTATTCAGGGTCCAGACGTTCACTGGCGCGGTTGCCGCCGTGAACGTGCCGTTGCTGATGAATGACAACTGCGTCGTTCCGTCCGCCGCGATCCACTCGATATTCACCGCTGCGGTCTGACCGCCCGCCATGGGATCGAGGCTGTCATTGCGCATCCAGACGCCGCCGTTCCAGGTCTGACCAGCGGAGGCGGGGAACTGCTGAAACGCGCCGCTGCAGCAACCACCGAAGGTCTTGAGGAGTTGATTTCCCGTGTTCGGCGGAACCCCGACGGTGGAACTGATGGTGTAGATCCCCCCGCCAAATGACGTCCAGCCATCACCGGCACCGTAATACTCCGGCGGGCCCGCAGGGATGACCGGGGACTCGAAGCCGGGGTTGGTGAGCACGTCCGCCGAAACGGGGACGGCGCTGACCACGAGAAACACACACAGGGTCAGGAATAGAGCACTTACCAATTTCGACATAATACGATCCTCCGCGTTGCAAGTTCACTAACTGTCGTACTTAAGGGCGATCGCGGCCCGGCGTGCCTCCATGAACTTCGCGGCCGGTGGCATAAAATCGGTGCCGCCTGAGTACCAGGCTTCATCTATTTATCCGTGCTGGTATGGTCCCAATCATACACCATACTGAACGCAGCGGCAAGCCGGTCAGGGCGTGGATAAGCCACAATCTGGCCCCTCTCAGGCGTTTCGGATGGGGGCTTCCGGACCCGGGCACCCGGTGGCTGAGGCGGGCGCGGTTCCGCTTGAGCGGTCCCCCCGGGTGGTATAGCATGGCGACTCCCAGATCCCTACCGGCGCCGCCAGAGGCCTGAGCCCCGCGGCTTCGCCCATTCCGAGACCACTTGGAGGCAACATGAGCCAGGCGCCGCATTCCACGACCGCACCTGAAGACCGCATCCCGTTTCGACAAAAGCTCGCGTACGGCGGCGGAGCCTTCGTCAACAACCTGCTGGCGGCGGCCAGCGGCGGGATGATGATCGTCCTCAATCTGGGGTTGGGAATGGACCCGCGCATGGTCGGGCTCCTGGGTGCGTTGCCGCGGCTGACCGACGCGCTGACCGATCCGATGATGGGCTTCATCTCGGACCACACCACGACGCGGTGGGGCAGAAGACGGCCGTACATCTTCTGGGGCGCAATCGCCGCCGCGATCCTGTTCGCGCTGTTGTGGCAACTGCCCGAGGGCCGCAGCCAGACCTTCTACTTCACGTACTTCCTCGTGGGATCCATTGTCTTCTACATGGGATACACGGTGTTCGCGACACCGTGGGTCGCGCTGGGTTACGAGCTCACGCCCGACTACAACGAACGGACGCGTCTGATGGGGGTGCAGAACTTCATCGGCCAGCTGGCCTACGTGGTATCCCCGTGGTTCCTGTGGATCATGACCTACAAGGCGTTCTTCTCCAACCAGATCGAAGGCGCCGCCGGCCTCTCGATCATCATCGCGGTCGTGGTGGTTGTGTTTGGCGTGCTGCCCGCGATACTCCTGCGCGAACGCCTCAAGGATGTCGCCGCCGCCGAGAAGAACGAGGCCTTGAGCGGCTCTTTCGGCAGCGCTCTACTTCGCAACCTGGTGGGTTTCTTCAAGGGATTCGGCGTCACGGTCTCATCGGGACCGTTCTTGAAGCTCTGCGTGGCCACGTTCATGGTCTTCAACGGCTTCATCCTGATCTCGTCATTTCAGTTCTACGTGATCATCTACTACGTGACAGCCGGCAATCAGAACCTCGGCGCCAAGTACGCGGGTTATGCCGGCACGGTGGGTGCGGTCTCCACGTTTCTGGTGATCATCCTGGTAACCTGGCTGGGAACCAGAATCGGCAAGCGGCGTGCGTTCTTCGTGTCGACCGGACTCTCGATGATCGGGTATGCCCTCAAGTGGGTATGCTACAACCCGAACATGCCGATCCTCGTGGTCCTGCCGGCGCCGTTGCTCGCGTTTGGCCTTGGCGGATTGTTCACGCTCATGCCGTCGATGGTCGCGGATGTGGTCGATGTTGATGAACTCAAGACGCACGAGCGCCGCGAGGGCATGTTCGGCTCGATATTCTGGTGGGTGGTGAAGCTTGGCATGTCCGCGGCGCTGCTGGGCGGCGGCTACCTGTTGAACGCGACCGGATTCGAAGTCGGACTGGAGGGACACCAGTCGCCTCGCACGATCATCCTCATGCGTCTGTGTGACATCTTGATTCCCATCGTCACTTCCGGTATCGCGATCTGGGTGGTGGCAAAGTACCCGATTACGGAAGCGCGCGCGCGCGAGGTCAGGCAGGAACTCGAGCGTCGCAGAGGCGCCGCGGGGGCAATCCCCGCCTAGAGCCGCGGCCCGGCGTCAGGCGCGCACACGGACGTCGATGCGTTGGATGACCCCGGAACGGGCAAACACCAGCGCCGACACTTCCGCGGGGAGCGCATTCCCCGTTACACTGTCCGCCCTGCCATCCGCGTATCGCACCGAAATCAATGCGCTTTCCCCGCGGCTATAGACGATAGGAATCTCGCAGAGTGTGAACGCAAGCGAACCGGCGTGCAGCTTGATTGACTGTTCTTTCCCTCCCGCGTCCACGTATGCAAACCGCGTGTCGGAAGCAAGGTACTCGTCCTCGCGCAGCAGGACCGGGTCGAACCGGATGACGCCGTTGTCCACATAGACACCCAGCTCACCCCAGCGCGTCAGGATCTCCTCCTTCACCTGCCCCGTCATCCCCGGTTGCCGTGCGCCACCGTACCCGGGCGTGTGCGAGTATGGATCCAGCGGGAACGCGCCGAACTCGTCCGGCGTTTTCATGAAGCCCAGGCCGCCACGAATATCGTAGTAGTGCGCGCGCAGCGCCTCGACGAGCGCGCGGTCCTCGCCCGCCCGCAGCGCGGTCTCGAAAACCGACTGCGCCGCGAGCAGCAGTTTGGCTACCATGTGCCAGTAGATGCAGCCGATCCCCTCGTAGCCGTACATGGTTCCTGATCGACCGGTGAACGCCTTGTGGTGGAACACGTCCTCGTACGCGGAAAGCACCGCCGTCGCCTCCGCTTGTGGGAAGTCCACCAGCCGTGCCCGCAGCGAAGCCGCATTGTCCAGAGCAGCGTGAAAGCGAAGCTGTCCGCCTGCGTCACGCGTGATTACGGTGTTGTCACCGTCGTCGAGCATGCGTTTGAGGCGTGGTGAGTGTTCGAGAATGGAATCCGGCACGCGGTTCATGTCCGCGAAGCGCGGGAGTGTCTTCCACGGGTAGAGAAGGTAGGAGTTCTGGTCCGCACGGTACAGGCTGCTCGCGCGCAGCGCGCTCAGCAGGGACACCGCCTCGGAGGGAGCGACCAGCCCGCTGCTCAGTGCCGCCACCTGGCCCTCCAACATCAGGGGGAGGCGCGTTATGGAAGCCACACTGTCACCCAGATGCAGGATGTTGTAGGCGTGGTACAGACCGTCGTCACGCCGGTTCGCGTGGATGGTCATACCGATCAGTTCGGTGGCGGCGCGCAGCACGTCCAGCACGCGCGGCGTGTCCACATCCACGCGCTTGCCCATGCCATCGGTATACACGCGGCGGTAGTCGGAGAAGGCCCGTCCGGCGCGGTCCATGAACGTGCGCCGCGACCGGTCGTC from the Candidatus Krumholzibacteriia bacterium genome contains:
- a CDS encoding class I SAM-dependent methyltransferase — protein: MQEGPIVIRFRRNAVVLALALLSLATLTAVSPAQDNHGSGDHQHNDDATIEHRFNDADAWAERFESPARDAWQLPDSVVATLATRKDMRIADIGSATGYFPVRFARACPDGFVIGADIEPGMIQYLNDRARREGLANLVSVLAAPDDPHLPMPVDLVFICDTYHHINNRVDYFTRLKEQLRPGGRVAIVDFRPASSLGPPHKLAPEVVESEMKNAGFDIAERHDFLPEQYLLVFVVASRD
- a CDS encoding glycosyl hydrolase family 17 protein, producing the protein MSDSHATGSGLGIEFGNAICYSGYREGQSPLTRTYPSYDEIREDLRILDQHWQYLRLYDCTRHAELVLEVIRDEGLDLRVMLGADMRAEQSNPNCPWGAEFDEAQLIANRSANDEEIDRMIALANRCPDIVFAVSVGNEATVDWTDHMVPVERLLGFVRRIRQTVKQPVTLCDNYAPWIEKLAPLAAELDFISIHSYPVWEFHTVEGALEYTRQNYRAVADRYPGKTVIITEAGWTTKSNGRGIEPWNASEEFQAQYYGQLIDWSNERGVLTFVFEAFDEPWKGSPDPMEPEKHWGVFTVDRKPKLVMQELFAHMQPRRPTGKARR
- a CDS encoding glycosyl hydrolase family 17 protein, encoding MSRADKVALFHRILQQKIHGISFSPYIDGQAPGSEIGEAQIRERLSIIRPCVHWIRTFSCVAGNQATPRIAHQMGLKTMVGVSLSDDRDANEKELANGIEVARAGHADILAVGNENLLRRDLPVDELIGYIQRAKDAVPGVPVSYVDAYFLFEDHPAVAGACDLLLVNCYPFWEGYAAEHALQYMREMYRRAVRVANGKPVIISETGWPTIGSAFGAAVPSNDNALEYFIGAYQWAAQEGIGIFYFSSFDESWKVGAEGDVGAYWGLWDKDGNLKHV
- a CDS encoding MFS transporter encodes the protein MSQAPHSTTAPEDRIPFRQKLAYGGGAFVNNLLAAASGGMMIVLNLGLGMDPRMVGLLGALPRLTDALTDPMMGFISDHTTTRWGRRRPYIFWGAIAAAILFALLWQLPEGRSQTFYFTYFLVGSIVFYMGYTVFATPWVALGYELTPDYNERTRLMGVQNFIGQLAYVVSPWFLWIMTYKAFFSNQIEGAAGLSIIIAVVVVVFGVLPAILLRERLKDVAAAEKNEALSGSFGSALLRNLVGFFKGFGVTVSSGPFLKLCVATFMVFNGFILISSFQFYVIIYYVTAGNQNLGAKYAGYAGTVGAVSTFLVIILVTWLGTRIGKRRAFFVSTGLSMIGYALKWVCYNPNMPILVVLPAPLLAFGLGGLFTLMPSMVADVVDVDELKTHERREGMFGSIFWWVVKLGMSAALLGGGYLLNATGFEVGLEGHQSPRTIILMRLCDILIPIVTSGIAIWVVAKYPITEARAREVRQELERRRGAAGAIPA